The genomic stretch GGAGCAGGTCGGCCAGCCCGCGCGTGCCATAGCGCTCCAGCGCCACCTCCCAGCCGCGCACCATGCCGGGCACGCCCGCGGACAGGCCACTGGTCAGCACGTCCGGCATGGGGACGGGAGCGCCGTTCTCGTAGAAGAGCCCGCGGTGCAGGGCACGAGGCGCCATCTCCCGGTGGTCCACGCTGACGACGCGCTTCTCGTCGGCCAGGTAGATGAGCATGAAGCCGCCGCCGCCGATGGCACAGGAGTACGGGTCCGTCACGCCGAGCACGCCCGCCGCGGCCACCGCCGCGTCGACAGCGTTGCCGCCGTCCTTGAGGACGTCGATGGCGGCGGCCGTGGCCCTCACATCCACCGTGGCCGCGGCTCCCCCGCGCCCGGTGGCCTGAGGCGTGGCCGGGGGGGCGGGAACGGGCGAGGCGGAGGACGCCGAGGAGGCTGCCTTGTCATGCGTGCAGGAGGAGGCGAACAACACGCCGGTAAAGACCGCGATGAAGAGTCGTCGCATGGAGTTCCTGGGGAGGGGACCGCGTCCCCTACCCTAACCGCTTGCCAGCCAGGAAGGGGCAGATGCGGCATGCTGGAGAACGGACATGTCCAGCCCCTCTCCTCCTCCCCTCTCCTTTCCACTCTCCGTGATCCTCGACACCAACGTGGTCCTGGACGTGCTGGTGTTCGCGGACCCCATCACGCGGCCCCTGGAGCAGGCGCTGACGTCGGGCGAGCTCGTGGCCTGGGCCGACGCGGAGACGCTCCAGGAGCTGGAGTGGGTGCTCCCCATGCCCTCCTTCAAGCTGGCGGAGCCGGCACGACGCGAGGTCCTCGCTCGCTACCGGAGCCTCGTGCGGATGGCACCCCAGGAGTCCGCGGCTCCACTCCCCGAGCTGCCCCGGTGCCGGGACCGCGACGATCAGAAGTTCCTGCGCCTGGCAGCCAGGGCTGGAGCGGCGTGGCTCGTGAGCAAGGACAAGCGAGTCCTCTCCCTGGCTGATCGCCACGGCCTGCCGTTCAAGATCCTCAGCCCGAAGCAGGCCGCGCAGCGCTTGCGACCTGGGAGATGAGCAACCCGGAACCGACCTCCTGGGGCGTGTGCCTGGGGCCCCGGGTCGAGAGCTTCAAGGTGTCCTCCCGAGGGCTTGGTGCAGCCGCGGATCCACGGTATGCACGTGTGTGCGACCTAGGAGGAATGATTTGAGGCGGGCCGCATCCCAGACGCCGCTGCAGGTGCTCACGCTGGCGCTGCTGTTGTGCGCCCTGAGCGCCAGCGCGGCGGTCGAGGGGCCCGGCCGAGAGCAGTTCATCCGCACCGCGGCTGCCCGAGGCCTCATCCAGGTGGATGGCCAGCTGGACGAGGAGGACTGGGCATCGGCGCCCGTGTTCGACGCCTTCGTGCAGCGCTTCCCCACCGCCGGAGCGGTCCCCAGCGAGCGCACCGAGCTGCGCATCCTCTACGACTCGAACTACGTCTACTTCGGCATCGTCGCCCATGACTCGCAGCCGGCGCTCATCGACCGGCGCCTGGGCCGCCGCGACAGCGTGCTCACCACCGACCAGGTGCAGCTCATCATCGACCCGACGCACGACCACCGCACCGGCTACTACTTCTGGCTGAGCGCCGGTGGCATCCAGGGTGACGGGCTCTACCTGGACGACAACAGCTCCACGGCGGACTGGGACGGGGTGTGGGACGGCGCCGTCGGCAAGGTGGAGAACGGCTGGGTGGCCGAGTTCGCCATCCCGCTCATCGTGCTGCGCTTCCCGGACGCGCCGGTGCAGACGTGGGGCTTCTCCGTGCGGCGGAAGATCGCCCGGCTCAACGAGGAGCTCGAGTCCGTCAACAACCCGCGCACCAGCAACGCGACGATCTCGCGGCTGGGCCACCTCACGGGCATCGAGGTGGAGCCGCGCCAGGCCGTGGAGCTGGTGCCGTACATCGCCACGCGCGGCATCCTCCGTCCCCAGTTCTCGGATCCGGCCAGGCCCCGGCCCCGGCTGATGGAGCCCCTGCTGGATGTGGGGCTGGACCTGAAGGCGGCGCTCACCACCGACCTGGCGCTCAACGCCACCTTCAACCCGGACTTCGGACAGGTGGAGGCCGACCAGCTCATCCTCAACCTGTCCCGCTTCGAGGCCCTCTTCCCGGAGAAGCGGCCCTTCTTCACGCAGGGCCTGGAGCTCTTCAAGTCCGTGGGCAGCGAGCTGGGGACGGTGCCGCAGTCGCTCTTCTACTCGCGGCGCATCGGCCTGACGACGCCCATCCTCGCGGCGGCGAAGCTGACGGGCACGGCGGCCAAGGGCGTGAACGTGGGCGTGCTGGACGCGCTCGTCACCGGCCCGTGGCAGGAGCAGGACGAGGAGCAGCCGGACCGGCAGTGGCGCCTGTACCCCAGCCGGCCGCTGCACCTGGGGCCCAACAGCTCGCTGCCGGACAGCCCCCAGCCGCCCACCAACTTCCTGGCCGCGGTGGCGCGCGGCGCGGTGGGAGAGAACTCGCGCCTGGGCATCGGCATCGCCTCGGCCACGCCCCTGGTGAGCGGGTGCACGCCGGAGGAGGCGGCGCTGGACGATGATGACCAGCCCGCGGAGTGCCTGGCGCGCGGAGGGCTCGGCGCCGCGGCGGACTTCGACCTCAGCACCGCCAACAGCGAGTACCGGGTGCTGGGCCAGGTGGACGCCAGCCGCGTGGTGGGCGGGCCTCCCGAGCGCACGCTGGCGGACGGCACGGTGCTGCGCCGCTGGGCCACCGGCTACGGCGGCTACATCCGGGCGGGCAAGTACGGCGGCGAGGGCCTGCGCTGGAACGTGGGCTATGACTTC from Hyalangium gracile encodes the following:
- a CDS encoding putative toxin-antitoxin system toxin component, PIN family, producing MSSPSPPPLSFPLSVILDTNVVLDVLVFADPITRPLEQALTSGELVAWADAETLQELEWVLPMPSFKLAEPARREVLARYRSLVRMAPQESAAPLPELPRCRDRDDQKFLRLAARAGAAWLVSKDKRVLSLADRHGLPFKILSPKQAAQRLRPGR
- a CDS encoding DUF5916 domain-containing protein — protein: MRRAASQTPLQVLTLALLLCALSASAAVEGPGREQFIRTAAARGLIQVDGQLDEEDWASAPVFDAFVQRFPTAGAVPSERTELRILYDSNYVYFGIVAHDSQPALIDRRLGRRDSVLTTDQVQLIIDPTHDHRTGYYFWLSAGGIQGDGLYLDDNSSTADWDGVWDGAVGKVENGWVAEFAIPLIVLRFPDAPVQTWGFSVRRKIARLNEELESVNNPRTSNATISRLGHLTGIEVEPRQAVELVPYIATRGILRPQFSDPARPRPRLMEPLLDVGLDLKAALTTDLALNATFNPDFGQVEADQLILNLSRFEALFPEKRPFFTQGLELFKSVGSELGTVPQSLFYSRRIGLTTPILAAAKLTGTAAKGVNVGVLDALVTGPWQEQDEEQPDRQWRLYPSRPLHLGPNSSLPDSPQPPTNFLAAVARGAVGENSRLGIGIASATPLVSGCTPEEAALDDDDQPAECLARGGLGAAADFDLSTANSEYRVLGQVDASRVVGGPPERTLADGTVLRRWATGYGGYIRAGKYGGEGLRWNVGYDFSTPTLELNATGFQRTQNESAPRATLKYERPNGLGPFKSFSAGITSTASWTSDGRGVFRGIRWAGNVGALLPSFDYILAEAGGDLGGYDIRELDGTGIPLQLDRTLYVLLYTETNGNRPVVLSGLVAADFRDRGPASSTAIWAVNMALSLRPHPSLETRLEVSKDTSRYSPRFVENLGDNRFLLGNLDSHYLSVTLRQQWVLHPRLTLQVYGQLFTAYGVYGQLYEGVSDAARSPIRFSGLTRTEGVAENFYETALNLNVVLRWEYRLGSTLFLVYTRSQQGLPTPDGEVPPATLMPRSLLSGPGIDAVMLKWSYYWSA